From Bacillus basilensis, a single genomic window includes:
- a CDS encoding bifunctional transcriptional activator/DNA repair enzyme AdaA gives MKDQNNLSRDTMWKATVSCDSAYDGIFFYAVKTTGIFCRPSCKSKVPNYENVSFFSNAQEAQRSGYRPCKRCRSDLNIKIYDPFECVLEDTMRLIKNNYVQNMPLNEIASRVGVSRFHLNRIFKERTGYTPRIYLERIRVKKAKELLLTTVFNSTEIGYQTGYQSVSSFYNAFKRNTGFSPSQFRAFHSGNTVNQELD, from the coding sequence ATGAAGGATCAAAATAACCTTTCCAGAGATACCATGTGGAAAGCCACAGTATCATGTGATTCAGCGTATGACGGGATATTCTTTTACGCAGTCAAGACAACTGGAATTTTCTGCCGACCTTCTTGCAAGTCTAAGGTTCCTAATTATGAAAATGTATCCTTTTTTTCAAATGCGCAAGAAGCTCAAAGGTCAGGCTATCGCCCATGCAAAAGATGCCGATCAGATCTAAATATAAAAATATACGATCCGTTCGAATGCGTTTTGGAAGATACTATGCGATTGATAAAAAATAATTATGTTCAAAACATGCCATTAAATGAAATTGCATCAAGGGTAGGAGTTAGTCGTTTTCATTTAAATCGGATTTTCAAAGAAAGAACAGGGTATACTCCTCGAATATATTTAGAAAGGATCAGAGTTAAGAAAGCAAAGGAACTTCTCTTGACAACGGTCTTTAATAGTACAGAGATTGGTTATCAAACAGGCTATCAAAGTGTATCTAGCTTTTATAATGCATTTAAAAGAAATACAGGATTTTCACCGAGTCAATTCCGTGCTTTCCATAGTGGAAATACCGTAAACCAAGAACTTGACTGA